TATTTTCATTTCCTCTGGAGTACGCTGCCTCATTAGCGGGCCTTGCAGCGTATTCTCCATAGTAGGAATGGTCAGATCACTGGAGCGGCTTTCATTTAAAGCCAGAAGTTCCTTTTGCCTTTCTTCAGCATGCGCAGCCTCCTTTTCTTGTAGCATTTTTTCTTGGTGCAAGAGcctcttttcttcatttctaAAGGATTCGGATAAGTATGATCTGCGTAGTTGTGCTTTGTGTAGCCTAGCCTCTTGCTGTACAGTTTTTGGAATTCTCGTATGTTGTGGTTCAGGCactgtttttgagatgagctcttcaacatcaaTGAATTTAACATCAGGTGAATCCCTATGTGAACCTTTGGGGTGCGCGATGTTCTTGGCGTATCCAACACCATGTGGGCCCTTTGGCTTAGGAGCCTtaactttttcaataatgGATGTCTGCTTGATCGTGgggtttttcaagatcgAGCGGGCATTGGGGAGAAGACCACTTTGGAATCCGAACTTTGCCGCGCCTTTTCCCATCTTTAAGTAACCAGGTAAAGAGATAGGCGTGACGCGATTAGAGCTTCTAGCTTTACGACCCGTCTATACAATGCTAAAGTTTGTCTACTgtaaaaaatttgaatcTAAGTGATGATCTCATATTACACGGAAATAGACAGGAACATCGTTGAACACTGACTCTAAGCAACAACCCACCTCGTAATCGCCCTTATCGATCGGAACTAATTCTATTTTAACCTCAGAGTCATATTTGGGAATAATACGCTTTGATAGCTGACCGTTGTAAAGGATGCTAGTATTCGATCTGGGCAAGAGTTTTCCAGTCCGGCGGTTGTAGATCAGAAACTCCAATTTTGCTGGCTTTGTCTCAGAACAAGGGAACTTCTGGTTAAAGCCTATTTTTGCGCAAATGCTTAGAGTCTCACCCAGGCGAAGCTCAGATCTTTGAGTTGATATTTCAACGTTGAAAGGACTATCTCTTTGAGTATAAAGGATGTCGACAGTCCGAGCATCAAATTTATCCAGGAACTGACGGAAGTCAAGGGACCCCGCTGTTTGGCTTGCatcttgaagcttccagTCACATTTCAAACCCTTCAAGATAGCTTCACGACACCAGAATTTGCGCCGCATAATGGTGATTTCATCCTGGGCCATTCCACTACTTACAAATTGTCGACCGCttacaagttttggaatTTCTTTGTGATCCCAATCATGATCAAAAGAGTATTTTTTGATCGGTATCACAAACCTTTTTGTATTTGTAGAGGCCAAAATTTCCTCTTCGCTTGAATAGTCTTCGAAGTGGACTCGTAGCTTTGCCCCATCATACCATGAATTCCGAATATCCAGTAAGAGAAGGGCAGAACCTGTTTTTGCGGAATGATTACTTGTAGCTTTATCATTAATACGATCAGTTGAAATTAGGGCGCCGTCCTCTCCTCTAATATGCTCTATCAACGGTATAACTTCCAGGCCTGGTGCTTCTAAACTTCTCTTTAGGGTAACATCAAACGGAATGCGTAAAGTCTTGGTGAAAATGGAACGTGCTGTTCCATCCGGCTTATAACCATACTCCAAaacaatttcaaactttgaaaactggAATGATGCTTTGGTAACGTCAAGGTCTAAGCTCAACGTGACTGAGGTGTTAGGAGGAATTGTATCTGGGGCGTTGCGAATTTTGATACAGTTGTTCTGCATCCATTTCAATTGGTACTCGGCATCATACAAATCATCAGGTGACATGTTCTTCCAGTAATCactcttcaagttcatttCAACGTTCGTAATATGCGTGAACTGTAGATAGTTGGCTGATCGGCAGAGCGATTGATTTCTCAGTACAATTTCGaaagttttctttgttcCGTCCAATATCATGCACGTATTTTCATTGAGAGTGCTCGACATAAACTCAATTTCAGGCTGCTCGGCTATTACTTGGAACTCAAAGCTTCCAAGCTTAGCTCTTGAGGTGGTGTGTttttctggatttttgaaattctcAGCCAGTACAATATTCAATGAGGTAGGTTTCAAGCTAAGGACGCCCACGTTAAGACGTTTGAGCAGATGGGTTTTTCCACCAGTCTCCTTAAGAAATGTCACTGGAAGGTGCAGAGACCGCATAGAATTGGCTTTCACTCTGAATGGAAGCTCACGTATGGTACtgtccttcaaaaactgaacAAGCTTTTCGTCGTCAGCATCAAATGACAAGTGGGAAATCTCGAgattgaacttgaagggGTTCTGGAATGTCAAGACCAGCTCAGCAgtttctccaagaagaaatttttttgctgtttcCGAGACGCGTTTCTGATCTGTCACGCTATTTATGGCATTTTGCTTGAATGGATTGAATACTTGAGAATGGCGCTGCTTCGTTTCTCCAGGCTCCTCGGCTCCGATTAGCTTCTCTTGTGGAACTTCTCGACGATTCTCCAGATGTATTATTTGAAGATTTCTTAAGAGAAATGGGTCCCAATAACCGAGTATATTGGTATCGCCTGCGGCAGGGAGAATGTTATTCTGGAGCAGACTATTCTGCTCGCTTTGGGTCAAAACATGAGAGTATCTTTGGAGCAGAATTAATGAATATTCGCAAACTTTCTGCTTGTCGTAAATTTTTGAGGCCATTGAAATGCACAAAAGCAGTATGTTCTTCTGTATCGTGACCCAAGAACAATCTGCAGCGTCTTCTATCAGGGTCTCTGGTTGACGATGTATGCCATAAGCACCAAGCAGTGATTTCAATGTCTCCTCTTCTGTCTCTTTCCAAAAGTTAAAAATGGCTTCTGACTCCAGCTGAGGTAGCAAGCTAACAAGGAGAATGCGTGAAACAAAACTTTGCTTCTTGTGAAACCCAATGTCTCGGTAAATACATGCGAGTGAAGTGTAAATTTTAATTTGAGACACCAAGTCCATTTCTTTTAGTTGcagctcaaagagcttaTTCGAAAATTGACAAATCTCCCATTTCGTGAAACAGTCAGCTGAAGAATCTTGGGTCCACAAAGGGTTGGAGTTCCGGGGAGTTTGTATGCCATCCGACTGGGATGGTATTTTGCTTGAGGTGCGAGGGTAGTGATAGGAAGTCATGTAGCTCAAGATGCGTAACACATGCTCGCAGTATACAACTTGAGGAGCGTATTCTGTATTATGTGATAAGCTGACTTCGTAGTAGTGTAGGGTTTTCTCGCTAAGAGCCTTGATGAGAGGAGGCAATGCGACATTCTGGACATCCACAGTATGCACTTTTGAGGACATTGAGCTAACAGAATTCCTCGGGGACTGCAttggagcagaagacaGGCTGTTCCTTTGCGAGCTGGTAGCTTGAGGCAattgctcaaaatctttTATTTGGCATAGAAGTGAGACGATAGCGGGAATCTGGAAAGACACACGCAACTGGCTGAGCAATACCATAGAAATTATGAGGCCCTCCAAGGCACTTCCTAACCAAATGTAATCGTGGTATTTGTGCAGGGTGAAAGCGGCATCGGCAAAATTGTTCAGAGAGTCCACATACCTCCCAGCCAGAAGCTGAAAGTTGGCTAGAATTTTGCACTGTCGCGCTTTTGCCCTTTGTTGATCCGCCGAAGTCGCATTCAAACCAAGGGATTTGATTGAGCCGCTGCGCTTGAGACCGGAAGTGGAACTCGTATCCATTGAGGCAACTCTAGATACTGCGGAcgcgggcgccgcggccgGCTGGCGCATCAGAGAAGTTTTGGTGACTGATGCACCACCTACAGCACCAGGAGATCGCAGTGTAACATGTTTGTAGGATGAGTAATAGAGACTCAATGCCTCCAAGAAATTTCTCCCAATGTCGCATACCGTGGTCTCCACGTTAGAGCTAGTCGCGCAGTATACATTCTTGGACTCTGGGGCACTAACTCCAAAGTACACCAGGTTGTGAGATATCGAGTCAGGGTATCTTTTCTGCAGTGCCTCGAGTGAGCTTTGCGGATCTTGGTCCAGGGTGTTAACAAGGCCTACGACCACGAACGTCTTTCTGTAAGGCTCAAAGTCATGCAAGAAAAGCATCTGCTCCTCGTTAAGCATGTTGGTATGAAACCAAAACATAAGGCGGCCTTGAGGAAACCCTTGGGGATTGAAGGTTGCATCTTCAAGCGGCGTGATATCCACTAGTCGAGCTTCAAAGCGTTCTTGGTACAGCTgcaccttcttcaaaaagctcttgcGCTCCCACTGCCCTATAGGAACCACTAGCGTTCGCACTGCAGCTGGCCCCAGCAGCGAGTACTCCTTCATCGCTTTACCAGTGCTCGTTTCGTTTCAGGGCTGCAATCAGAACGCAGTTTCCTAGAATATATGAATGTCGATCCAAAACCATCACAAATTTCCTTCCAGTATGACGAACACAAATATAGGCTTGAAGCGGCCATAATGAAATCGCGGCTACCTTAGGACATGAGGGTTATGACATGAATCACCAACAAGCAGCCATAGACTCGGTGATGTGCTGTTTTGACAGCGCAAGTGCTATGCTATAGAGCTGTTGATCTACATACTCCGTGGTTGGTGACTGTGATGTCCAGGGCAGGTGCCGCTCCATTGGAGACCATGAGGCTATGGTCTTACCAATTCGACCATCTTCTGGTGCACTACTTCTCGACCAGCATTTTACAGGCCGGCTTTTGACTTAAAGCGCATTACTAAACGATATTCTAGCGAGGCGCGGGGCAAAATGCAACGCTGCGGAAGATCATCCTGGAAATAGAACCCACAAGCGTCACCGCGCGTTAcctttctcaaaagaaaaGGCTCCAAACTGTTCTTGTGTTAGCTTTTGTCCTCTCCAAGGTAAGCATATCGTTAGGTCCGCaatatcttcaacttttcgaGCCCCATTGATGAGACTACTGATATGT
The Lachancea thermotolerans CBS 6340 chromosome G complete sequence genome window above contains:
- the PET123 gene encoding mitochondrial 37S ribosomal protein PET123 (similar to uniprot|P17558 Saccharomyces cerevisiae YOR158W PET123 Mitochondrial ribosomal protein of the small subunit PET123 exhibits genetic interactions with PET122 which encodes a COX3 mRNA-specific translational activator) — translated: MGKGAAKFGFQSGLLPNARSILKNPTIKQTSIIEKVKAPKPKGPHGVGYAKNIAHPKGSHRDSPDVKFIDVEELISKTVPEPQHTRIPKTVQQEARLHKAQLRRSYLSESFRNEEKRLLHQEKMLQEKEAAHAEERQKELLALNESRSSDLTIPTMENTLQGPLMRQRTPEEMKILDMKRKHNRDIQQFQAKERKLEKLLKLFHVTDHFIVTEDQLIKKIDEVFANEASEALRTKLSVGSSRPRSRSEKDIGDALFGSLGGGEFVGLPTIKEYVSGEMHTFANEVEDRNKQLLQQRKENLDTIL
- the TRS120 gene encoding TRAPPII-specific subunit TRS120 (similar to uniprot|Q04183 YDR407C Saccharomyces cerevisiae TRS120 Component of the targeting complex (TRAPP) involved in ER to Golgi membrane traffic), encoding MKEYSLLGPAAVRTLVVPIGQWERKSFLKKVQLYQERFEARLVDITPLEDATFNPQGFPQGRLMFWFHTNMLNEEQMLFLHDFEPYRKTFVVVGLVNTLDQDPQSSLEALQKRYPDSISHNLVYFGVSAPESKNVYCATSSNVETTVCDIGRNFLEALSLYYSSYKHVTLRSPGAVGGASVTKTSLMRQPAAAPASAVSRVASMDTSSTSGLKRSGSIKSLGLNATSADQQRAKARQCKILANFQLLAGRYVDSLNNFADAAFTLHKYHDYIWLGSALEGLIISMVLLSQLRVSFQIPAIVSLLCQIKDFEQLPQATSSQRNSLSSAPMQSPRNSVSSMSSKVHTVDVQNVALPPLIKALSEKTLHYYEVSLSHNTEYAPQVVYCEHVLRILSYMTSYHYPRTSSKIPSQSDGIQTPRNSNPLWTQDSSADCFTKWEICQFSNKLFELQLKEMDLVSQIKIYTSLACIYRDIGFHKKQSFVSRILLVSLLPQLESEAIFNFWKETEEETLKSLLGAYGIHRQPETLIEDAADCSWVTIQKNILLLCISMASKIYDKQKVCEYSLILLQRYSHVLTQSEQNSLLQNNILPAAGDTNILGYWDPFLLRNLQIIHLENRREVPQEKLIGAEEPGETKQRHSQVFNPFKQNAINSVTDQKRVSETAKKFLLGETAELVLTFQNPFKFNLEISHLSFDADDEKLVQFLKDSTIRELPFRVKANSMRSLHLPVTFLKETGGKTHLLKRLNVGVLSLKPTSLNIVLAENFKNPEKHTTSRAKLGSFEFQVIAEQPEIEFMSSTLNENTCMILDGTKKTFEIVLRNQSLCRSANYLQFTHITNVEMNLKSDYWKNMSPDDLYDAEYQLKWMQNNCIKIRNAPDTIPPNTSVTLSLDLDVTKASFQFSKFEIVLEYGYKPDGTARSIFTKTLRIPFDVTLKRSLEAPGLEVIPLIEHIRGEDGALISTDRINDKATSNHSAKTGSALLLLDIRNSWYDGAKLRVHFEDYSSEEEILASTNTKRFVIPIKKYSFDHDWDHKEIPKLVSGRQFVSSGMAQDEITIMRRKFWCREAILKGLKCDWKLQDASQTAGSLDFRQFLDKFDARTVDILYTQRDSPFNVEISTQRSELRLGETLSICAKIGFNQKFPCSETKPAKLEFLIYNRRTGKLLPRSNTSILYNGQLSKRIIPKYDSEVKIELVPIDKGDYEVGCCLESVFNDVPVYFRVI